In a single window of the Lagenorhynchus albirostris chromosome 19, mLagAlb1.1, whole genome shotgun sequence genome:
- the BRSK1 gene encoding serine/threonine-protein kinase BRSK1 isoform X2, protein MSSSSTTSTRTRNICRYLVLEHVSGGELFDYLVKKGRLTPKEARKFFRQIVSALDFCHSYSICHRDLKPENLLLDEKNNIRIADFGMASLQVGDSLLETSCGSPHYACPEVIKGEKYDGRRADMWSCGVILFALLVGALPFDDDNLRQLLEKVKRGVFHMPHFIPPDCQSLLRGMIEVEPEKRLSLEQIQKHPWYLGGKHEPDPCLEPTPGRRVAMRSLPSNGELDPDVLESMASLGCFRDRERLHRELRSEEENQEKMIYYLLLDRKERYPSCEDQDLPPRNDVDPPRKRVDSPMLSRHGKRRPERKSMEVLSITDAGGGGSPVPTRRALEMAQHSQRSRSVSGASTGLSSSPLSSPRSPVFSFSPEPAGDEARGGGSPTSKTQTLPSRGPRGGGAGEQPPPPSARSTPLPGPPGSPRSSGGTPLHSPLHTPRASPTGTPGTTPPPSPGGGVGGAAWRSRLNSIRNSFLGSPRFHRRKMQVPTAEEMSSLTPESSPELAKRSWFGNFISLDKEEQIFLVLKDKPLSSIKADIVHAFLSIPSLSHSVLSQTSFRAEYKASGGPSVFQKPVRFQVDISSSEGPEPSPRRDGSGGGGIYSVTFTLISGPSRRFKRVVETIQAQLLSTHDQPSVQALADEKNGAQTRPAGTPPRSLQPPPGRPDPELTSSPRRGPPKDKKLLATNGTPLP, encoded by the exons ATGTCCTCAAGCTCCACGACGTCTACGAGAACAAGAAATATTTGTAG GTACCTGGTTTTGGAGCACGTGTCTGGAGGTGAGCTGTTCGACTACCTGGTAAAGAAGGGGAGACTGACCCCCAAGGAGGCCCGGAAGTTCTTCCGCCAGATCGTGTCGGCGCTGGACTTCTGCCATAGCTACTCCATCTG CCACAGAGACCTGAAGCCTGAGAACCTGCTTCTGGACGAGAAAAACAACATTCGCATCGCGGACTTCGGCATGGCGTCCCTGCAGGTGGGGGACAGCCTCCTGGAGACCAGCTGTGG gtccCCTCACTATGCATGCCCAGAGGTGATTAAG GGGGAAAAGTACGATGGCCGCCGGGCGGACATGTGGAGCTGTGGAGTCATCCTGTTCGCCCTGCTTGTG GGGGCTCTGCCCTTCGACGATGACAACCTCCGCCAGCTGCTGGAGAAGGTGAAACGAGGCGTCTTCCACATGCCCCACTTCATTCCTCCAGACTGCCAGAGCCTCCTGAGGGGGATGATCGAAGTGGAGCCGGAGAAAAGGCTCAGC CTGGAGCAAATTCAGAAACATCCCTGGTACCT GGGCGGGAAACACGAGCCAGACCCATGCCTGGAGCCAACCCCAGGCCGCCGGGTGGCCATGCGGAGCCTGCCATCAAACGGAGAGCTGGACCCTGATGTCCTGGAGAGCATGGCTTCACTGGGTTGCTTCAGGGACCGCGAACGGCTGCATCGCGAGCTCCGCAGCGAGGA GGAGAACCAAGAAAAGATGATATATTATCTGCTTTTGGATCGGAAGGAGCGGTATCCCAGCTGTGAGGACCAGGACCTACCTCCTCGGAATGATGTTG ACCCACCCCGGAAGCGTGTGGATTCCCCCATGCTGAGCCGTCACGGGAAGCGGCGGCCAGAGCGGAAGTCCATGGAAGTCCTGAGCATCACGGATGCCGGGGGTGGTGGCTCCCCGGTGCCCACCCGACGGGCCCTGGAGATGGCCCAGCACAGCCAGAG ATCCCGTAGTGTCAGTGGAGCCTCCACTGGTCTGTCATCCAGCCCTCTGAGCAGCCCAAGG AGTCCGGTCTTTTCCTTCTCACCGGAGCCCGCTGGAGATGAGGCCCGGGGTGGGGGCTCACCGACTTCCAAAACGCAGACGCTGCCTTCTCGGGGCCCCAGGGGTGGGGGCGCCGGggagcagccccctccccccagtgccCGCTCCACACCCCTGCCCGGCCCCCCAGGCTCCCCACGCTCCTCCGGGGGGACCCCCTTGCACTCGCCCCTGCACACGCCCCGGGCCAGCCCCACTGGGACCCCAGGGACAACACCGCCCCCCAGCCCCGGCGGTGGCGTCGGGGGAGCCGCCTGGAGGAGTCGTCTCAACTCCATCCGCAACAGCTTTCTGGGCTCCCCACGCTTTCACCGGCGCAAGATGCAGG tccccactGCCGAGGAGATGTCCAGTTTGACACCAGAGTCCTCTCCGGA GCTGGCAAAACGCTCCTGGTTCGGGAACTTCATATCCttggacaaagaagaacaaatattcCTCGTGCTAAAGGATAAACCTCTCAGCAGCATCAAAGCGGACATTGTCCATGCCTTCCTGTCG ATCCCCAGCCTGAGTCATAGTGTGCTGTCACAGACCAGCTTCAGGGCTGAGTACAAGGCCAGTGGTGGCCCCTCCGTCTTCCAGAAGCCCGTCCGCTTCCAGGTGGACATCAGCTCCTCTGAGGGTCCAGAGCCCTCCCCCCGGCGGGACGGCAGCGGTGGTGGTGGCATCTACTCTGTCACCTTTACTCTCATCTCCG GTCCCAGCCGTCGGTTCAAGCGGGTTGTAGAGACCATCCAGGCTCAGCTGCTGAGCACTCATGACCAGCCCTCCGTGCAGGCCCTGGCAG
- the BRSK1 gene encoding serine/threonine-protein kinase BRSK1 isoform X1 codes for MSSGGKEGGGGSPAYHLPHAHPHPPQHAQYVGPYRLEKTLGKGQTGLVKLGVHCITGQKVAIKIVNREKLSESVLMKVEREIAILKLIEHPHVLKLHDVYENKKYLYLVLEHVSGGELFDYLVKKGRLTPKEARKFFRQIVSALDFCHSYSICHRDLKPENLLLDEKNNIRIADFGMASLQVGDSLLETSCGSPHYACPEVIKGEKYDGRRADMWSCGVILFALLVGALPFDDDNLRQLLEKVKRGVFHMPHFIPPDCQSLLRGMIEVEPEKRLSLEQIQKHPWYLGGKHEPDPCLEPTPGRRVAMRSLPSNGELDPDVLESMASLGCFRDRERLHRELRSEEENQEKMIYYLLLDRKERYPSCEDQDLPPRNDVDPPRKRVDSPMLSRHGKRRPERKSMEVLSITDAGGGGSPVPTRRALEMAQHSQRSRSVSGASTGLSSSPLSSPRSPVFSFSPEPAGDEARGGGSPTSKTQTLPSRGPRGGGAGEQPPPPSARSTPLPGPPGSPRSSGGTPLHSPLHTPRASPTGTPGTTPPPSPGGGVGGAAWRSRLNSIRNSFLGSPRFHRRKMQVPTAEEMSSLTPESSPELAKRSWFGNFISLDKEEQIFLVLKDKPLSSIKADIVHAFLSIPSLSHSVLSQTSFRAEYKASGGPSVFQKPVRFQVDISSSEGPEPSPRRDGSGGGGIYSVTFTLISGPSRRFKRVVETIQAQLLSTHDQPSVQALADEKNGAQTRPAGTPPRSLQPPPGRPDPELTSSPRRGPPKDKKLLATNGTPLP; via the exons ATGTCGTCCGGGGGCAAGGAGGGGGGCGGGGGCTCCCCTGCCTACCACCTCCCGCAcgcacacccacacccaccccagcaCGCCCAATATGTGGGCCCCTATCGGCTGGAGAAGACGCTGGGCAAAGGACAGACAG GTCTGGTTAAACTCGGGGTCCACTGCATCACGGGCCAGAAGGTTGCCATCAAGATCGTGAACCGGGAGAAGCTGTCCGAGTCGGTGCTGATGaag GTGGAGCGGGAGATTGCCATCCTGAAGCTCATTGAGCACCCACATGTCCTCAAGCTCCACGACGTCTACGAGAACAAGAAATATTT GTACCTGGTTTTGGAGCACGTGTCTGGAGGTGAGCTGTTCGACTACCTGGTAAAGAAGGGGAGACTGACCCCCAAGGAGGCCCGGAAGTTCTTCCGCCAGATCGTGTCGGCGCTGGACTTCTGCCATAGCTACTCCATCTG CCACAGAGACCTGAAGCCTGAGAACCTGCTTCTGGACGAGAAAAACAACATTCGCATCGCGGACTTCGGCATGGCGTCCCTGCAGGTGGGGGACAGCCTCCTGGAGACCAGCTGTGG gtccCCTCACTATGCATGCCCAGAGGTGATTAAG GGGGAAAAGTACGATGGCCGCCGGGCGGACATGTGGAGCTGTGGAGTCATCCTGTTCGCCCTGCTTGTG GGGGCTCTGCCCTTCGACGATGACAACCTCCGCCAGCTGCTGGAGAAGGTGAAACGAGGCGTCTTCCACATGCCCCACTTCATTCCTCCAGACTGCCAGAGCCTCCTGAGGGGGATGATCGAAGTGGAGCCGGAGAAAAGGCTCAGC CTGGAGCAAATTCAGAAACATCCCTGGTACCT GGGCGGGAAACACGAGCCAGACCCATGCCTGGAGCCAACCCCAGGCCGCCGGGTGGCCATGCGGAGCCTGCCATCAAACGGAGAGCTGGACCCTGATGTCCTGGAGAGCATGGCTTCACTGGGTTGCTTCAGGGACCGCGAACGGCTGCATCGCGAGCTCCGCAGCGAGGA GGAGAACCAAGAAAAGATGATATATTATCTGCTTTTGGATCGGAAGGAGCGGTATCCCAGCTGTGAGGACCAGGACCTACCTCCTCGGAATGATGTTG ACCCACCCCGGAAGCGTGTGGATTCCCCCATGCTGAGCCGTCACGGGAAGCGGCGGCCAGAGCGGAAGTCCATGGAAGTCCTGAGCATCACGGATGCCGGGGGTGGTGGCTCCCCGGTGCCCACCCGACGGGCCCTGGAGATGGCCCAGCACAGCCAGAG ATCCCGTAGTGTCAGTGGAGCCTCCACTGGTCTGTCATCCAGCCCTCTGAGCAGCCCAAGG AGTCCGGTCTTTTCCTTCTCACCGGAGCCCGCTGGAGATGAGGCCCGGGGTGGGGGCTCACCGACTTCCAAAACGCAGACGCTGCCTTCTCGGGGCCCCAGGGGTGGGGGCGCCGGggagcagccccctccccccagtgccCGCTCCACACCCCTGCCCGGCCCCCCAGGCTCCCCACGCTCCTCCGGGGGGACCCCCTTGCACTCGCCCCTGCACACGCCCCGGGCCAGCCCCACTGGGACCCCAGGGACAACACCGCCCCCCAGCCCCGGCGGTGGCGTCGGGGGAGCCGCCTGGAGGAGTCGTCTCAACTCCATCCGCAACAGCTTTCTGGGCTCCCCACGCTTTCACCGGCGCAAGATGCAGG tccccactGCCGAGGAGATGTCCAGTTTGACACCAGAGTCCTCTCCGGA GCTGGCAAAACGCTCCTGGTTCGGGAACTTCATATCCttggacaaagaagaacaaatattcCTCGTGCTAAAGGATAAACCTCTCAGCAGCATCAAAGCGGACATTGTCCATGCCTTCCTGTCG ATCCCCAGCCTGAGTCATAGTGTGCTGTCACAGACCAGCTTCAGGGCTGAGTACAAGGCCAGTGGTGGCCCCTCCGTCTTCCAGAAGCCCGTCCGCTTCCAGGTGGACATCAGCTCCTCTGAGGGTCCAGAGCCCTCCCCCCGGCGGGACGGCAGCGGTGGTGGTGGCATCTACTCTGTCACCTTTACTCTCATCTCCG GTCCCAGCCGTCGGTTCAAGCGGGTTGTAGAGACCATCCAGGCTCAGCTGCTGAGCACTCATGACCAGCCCTCCGTGCAGGCCCTGGCAG